Proteins encoded in a region of the Papio anubis isolate 15944 chromosome 14, Panubis1.0, whole genome shotgun sequence genome:
- the LYG2 gene encoding lysozyme g-like protein 2, which yields MLSSVVFWGLIALIGTSRGSYPFTHSMNPHLHPRLYHGCYGDIMTMKTSGATCDANSVMNCGIRGSEMFAEMDLRAIKPYQTLIKEVGQRHCVDPAVIAAIISRESHGGSVLQDGWDHRGLKFGLMQLDKQAYHPVGAWDSKEHLSQATGILTERIKAIQKKFPTWSAAQHLRGGLSAFKSGIEAIATPADIDNDFVNDIIARAKFYKRQSF from the exons GCACTTCCAGGGGCTCGTACCCCTTCACCCACTCAATGAACCCTCACCTACATCCGCGCCTGTACCACGGTTGCTACGGGGACATCATGACCATGAAGACCTCTGGGGCCACTTGTGATGCAAACAGTGTGATGAACTGCG GGATCCGTGGTTCTGAAATGTTTGCTGAGATGGATCTGAGGGCCATAAAACCTTACCAGACTCTGATCAAAGAAGTCGGGCAGAGACACTGTGTGGACCCTGCTGTCATTGCAGCCATCATCTCCAGGGAAAGTCATGGCGGATCTGTCCTGCAAgatggctgggaccacagggggcTTAAATTTGGCTTGATGCAG CTTGATAAACAAGCGTACCACCCTGTTGGTGCCTGGGACAGCAAAGAGCATCTTTCACAGGCTACTGGGATTCTAACAGAGAGAATTAAGGCAATCCAGAAAAAATTCCCCACGTGGAGTGCTGCTCAGCACCTCAGAG GTGGTCTCTCAGCTTTTAAGTCAGGAATTGAAGCGATTGCCACCCCAGCGGACATAGACAATGACTTCGTCAATGATATCATTGCCCGAGCTAAGTTCTATAAAAGACAAAGCTTCTAG